Genomic window (Leptospira bouyouniensis):
AGTGTTCCAAAAGCTGAATTGAAAAAAAGAATTCTTCATACTTCGATACTAATCAAAATTAGTATCATTTCCTTGATGCAAATCAATTACTATGCTAAAATTTTCAATAGACCTTCTTTATCGAGGATTTTAATTTCCCCTCTTTGAGTATCAACCAAACCTTGGTCTTTAAGCTGTTTCAAGATCCTAGAAAAAGTTTCAGGTCTAAGGTATAATAATGAAGCCATTTGAGTTTGTTTTAAGGCGAGAGAATCTGGAGTTCCATAAAATAAAAAATGAGCTACTCGTTGCATGGCATCCATGGTCAACCCACGATTGATTGCCAGGTTTAAAGTTTCAATTTTATTCATCAAGGAGTGCATTAGAATATGGTTAAGTTCAATATTCGAGTTTAATCGAGTTTGAACTTCAATAAGCGGCATTCTAATGATTGTACTTGTTTTTGTAAATCTGGCAGATGCAGGGTAAGGAATCCCTTGGATGACAGCCCATTCAGCTATGATACTCACTGGTCTAAAAAAAGTTAATGTTACTTCATTCAAATTTCCATCATATTTAAAAACCTGAAGATCACCATTTACTAAAAGATCCATATAGGCAACATCATCACCTGAATGGAATAAAAATTCGTCCTTTTCGAATGATAGTTCTTTGCATCCAGAAAATGCTTTTAGCAATGATTCTGGACTAGGATTTGTAATATATTTTTTGATCATTGAAGAGATTAAGATATTTACTTTTTCTTTTTAAAGTTTGGAATTTTAATTTCAGTTTCTTTTAAAAATTTCCAAATGCGTTTTAAAGTGACTCTCCAATCTTCTTTTTCTGATTTTTTCGAATTGATATTCGGATTTGATGCGATTTTAGATTCTTGAATAGGTTGTAATTCTGAGACAGGTACAATTGCTGCTATTCCTAAATCAATTTTTAAATACTTTTTTTTGATAATTTTGAAATCAATTTTAGCACCTAACAAACGCACAATTTCTAAGATAATTGCCCACTTAACTTTGATAGGTGTTAATTGATTGTAATTTTCAGATAATTCGTTAAATAACTTTTGCGCAACTTTTGAATTGTTATGAAAAAGTAAAAAACGGAAATGAACATTGCCTTTTAAGTCCTGAGTTATAATTAAGTCATTATGATTGAATTCTTTGAACGGTGGAAAATCTACGAGACGTACGACTACAGAATTGATTAAATCTAAACTATTATGAATTTCGGTTTCAGGATTTACTTTGATTGAGTAAGTAATATCATCTTCAGGGATTACATCATTGATAAATGAAATAAAGTTCACCTGTTCTTTAAATGGAACTTCTTTCAATACTTCTAATCTGGAAAGTTCGATAATATCATCCATCACATTGTCTATCGACGATTGGACTTCAATTACTTCTTTTACAAGGTTTTTATCTTTTGTTTTTTGGTTGGACTCTCTGTAGGCTGCAAGTTTTTCCTTCATTAACTTCAGTGGCCCTGAAATCATCGCATCCATATAAAAAAATATTTTTTCTCTAAGTGAATCTGCTTCTTTTAATCTTTCATATCGATTCTGAAGTTTTCGTTTCATCATCAAAAATTGAAAACGAAGTGCTAAGGTCATCAAAATCAAATACACTAAAAAGCTGGTTTCAAGCGAAGATGGAGAATTTAAATAACCTCTTTCAATTAGAATTTCTTTTAGAATTGAATAAAGTAAGTATACTAGAGCCAACAAATGGATCGTAGATCCTCTTTTTTGTTCTCGAAACTTTATAATGGTTACGTAAATCGCATAACCGATCACAGCAAGTAGATGGATATCCCAATATCCAATAAAATTATACCAAAACACTGGGTTTTGAATGATCAGAAATACAGCGATAAAGAAAAACTGAAACAATAAGTAGATTCTTTGGTATTTGAATAGTTTTAATTCAAAAAAATCTTGGATAAATTGAATAAAACCATACGGTAGTATTAATAAAAACGAATATTCCAGAAATTTTAAAACGGCGAAATGATTAAAAATTAAAAATCGGACTTCGTTTTTGCAAAGTTCATAACCGGAAAAGATAAGTGCTAAAACACTGAAACTAAGGTATTCTTTTTTATCTCGTAAGTTAAAGAAATTGATAAAGAAAAATAATGCGATGAATAAATAGAATCCAACAAATATGAGTTCTACCAATGAATCATATAAGTTACCATTTAGGGCTTCTTCATATGTAAGAATTCGAATTGGGCCAGTGATGATACCTGCTGATGTGGATAATGAAGAATCAATTTTAATAATAAGAACATTTTCACCTTCGAGCAATAAATCGTGAGGGATTGGATAAATTCGAGGTCTACCAAAAGCATATTCTTCTGGGTCTTTACCGAAAGCAGAGTTATTTTTGCCAATGAGAACTCCATTCACAAAAACTTCATCGGATTGGTATACTTTTCCCAATTGAAGTGCTAATGATTTTTGGTGTTGTTCCGTGGTAATTTCAAAACTTTTTCTTATCCAAATGGATCCTCTATAAGATTTGTTTATGTTGCGAAAATTATTAGGAACCGTTATGATATCTAAATTATTCGGATTGAATTCTGGATTTAGAAGATCTGCATTATCATTGAAATAAATTCCCCAGTCTTCTCCGTCTAGCCTTAGTACGACGGTGTTTTCGTCTGTTGTACGAGAACAATTGAACGAAATCAAAAATAGAAAAAATAAGAGAATACGATAGAATGGTAAGGATTTCATTTTTTTGGCTTTTCTGGGATACGAATTGTAAACTTAGCTCCCATTCCTTCGCTTGATTTTAAACTAACAGTACCCGATAAAAAGTTTGTAGAAGCTTCAACTAAAGTTAAACCAATTCCTGCTCCTGGAATTTCATTTTTTTTGTCTCGGTATCCTCTGACAAATTTTTGGAAAATTGTTTCCATTTCCAATTGGCTAAGACCCATACCTTCATCCATTACAATCAATTGATGAAAGCCATCTCGATTATAAAACTCTATATGAATATCAGTTTTGGGATCAGTGTATTGGTATGCGTTTTCGACTAAATTTCTTAAAATACAGAAAAATAATTCTTTTGGAAAATAAATTTCCAAATCATTTGGTCTCACATCAATAAAAGCATTTTTTCTATGTTGACCTAGATGATTTTCAACACTAGCAACGCAATTTTTAATCAATTCAGAAACAGAAAAAGTTTCATAAAAAGGAATATATGTTTTTTCCTCTAGTCGCCTGAGTAATATTGCTTCTTCGACCATATAACTCATGTATGATATGTGGTCTTCAGCTTGTTTGATCGGATCTCCACTTTGTTTTGGAGTAGAAACAGTTTTACTTTTTTTCTTAGCAGCTTTTTTGGTAGATGGTTTTGTTGCTTCTTTAACTTGCGATTTACCCTGATTGGTTGTAATATTATCAATCGCAGTTTTGATTTTTTCCATTCCGGATTTAAATTCTGAAGACAAGTTGATGAGAAAGCCAGTTTTTACCCTTTCCATTTGGATGAGTTCTTTTTCTTGGCCTATATAGTTTTCCAATCCTAGAACGATATCATTCGACAATTGAATCGAAATCATAACTAAGAATATTAAGAATCCTAAGTATAAAGTTCCTGGCATCGAAATAATAATCTCTAGTGCAGAAAGACTATCTATTAAGATCGTAGGTAATAAACATGCGATTCCAATTAAAATAAATTTTACTTTTTTAATATTTCTAGTTCCGTTTTTAACAAACAAATAAATCACAAGTCCCATTGCAATCGGTAAGGCATAATTGAAGAGTGCAATGACTAATATCCATGTCTTAGGATTTCTAAAGAATAAAGTGATGATAAATAAAACTGAAAGGAATATTTCATATACAAGTAATACCATATTTCGTTTCATTTTTAGGTATTGGTGCATAAAGTTGATGAAAAAAACAGGTAAACATATGAGAACTAAGAGCTCTACAACATAAGACCATGTAAAACTTTGGAATAATATATCTCGGTGCTGGGTTCGAATGAGAACATAAATACCCATAAAAATGGAAAAGAGTGCAAAAAAGAAATTTTCACCGGCTCTACCGCGAACAATGGAACCTACTAAAAAGTAAATTCCCATAAAAATAAAAACATACCCACATACCATAGCAAACAGTTCTTTTGAGAAAACTGATTCACGTAACAAACGTTCTTTGGCTATTGTAGGTGCTTCTTTTAGCCCATTCAAATTGGTAGCAGCATAAATCCGAATTGCCATTACATTTAAACCAGGTTTTAGTAAATGGGTTGGCAGAGAATAGATTCTAATCTTTTGAAAATCAACTTCCATTCTAGGAAGTACAGATCCAGTTTTATCAATCAAAGTTCCATTGAGGTAAAATTCATCAATATCACGAATTCGCCCTAATTGGATAGCAATTGGTTCGACTGGAGTTGTATAATTGTCAGGTAAATAAAATGAACAGCGATACCAATGATATCCTGTTAGGTTCTCGGTTTTAGATATGCCGTAATCTGGGACAGATCGTTTTACCCAAAATGTTTCCTCAACTGACTCATCACGCCAATCTAAATTGTCACCTTTGCGAAAATACCAATCTGATTTTAGAACTATAGGTTTTTCAAAAGAGGAAATCATGGTTCCACAAGGTTCAGCCACCAAACTGAAAACAGTTGGTGAAAAAAACAAAGAGAACCCAAATAAAAATTGGAATAAACGGGCTTTCGAAATCATATTGGTTCTACGTTTCGAATTGCCTCTTCGATTTCTTTGAGCTGAGTAGAAATCCTTGCGTCGATAGCTCCCACATCTGTTTCGATGATCACACCACCACGATCCACTCTTGAATCTTCGTAGATATTTACCTTTCTGAGTGATTCCATTAATTTGATGAGTTCATCTTTATGAGCAGTTGTCAGTTCAAGGTCAGCGAAGTTCACACGAATATCGATACGATCTCGATCTTTAATTCGTTTCATCGCCTCTCGAATATTATTGAGTACAATTTCTTTACGTTCAATGATTTCGTCTTTGATTACTTTTCTAGCAATCACAAGAATCATCTCTACCATTTGTTTTTCGGAAGCAGCAATCATTTCTTCACGAATATCAATTGCCTTTCCTATGATGGTTCCCAATCGGTCAATAAGTCGTCTCACTTCCCCTTGGCCTTTTTTGAATCCAACTTCACGACCTGCATCATACCCTTTTTGGTATGCCTCGTGTTCGATCTCAGCCTGTTTCATTTCAGCTTCTTTGATCATACGTTCGACTTCCATCTTCGCACGATCTAAGATTTGTTCCGCTTTAGCACGACCAGAGTCTTCTTCTAGTTTGATTTTTTCTTTAGAATCTTGGACCATTTGGAAGGCTTTGGTCCTTCCTTCTTCTTCAATGGCCTTCGCTTGTTTTTTTGCGTCTTCTAATAATTGGCGTACTTGTTCTTCAGTTTCTTGGCGATACCTTTGGAGCTCCGCTTCGATCTCTTCAATCGATGGACCTTGGTATTGTTCGATGATATTCCCTTCTTGGTCTATCTCGAAGTCTTCTTGTTCATCAGTTTTATGAAATTTTTTGTACTTATCAGGAAGTTGGATTTCAACTTCTTCTTGTAAGTCGGCAATTTGAATGGGTTTAAAAACTAGTTTTGCCATATCCTTACTTCAATCTCCAAAGTTTCACTTTGCCTTCATCCATTGCTTCCCGCAAACGATCCAAGATTCCCTTTTGGGCTTCTTCAATCTCTGCTAGTGAAACAGGACCTAACGAATCCCATTCGATCTTTATCTCTTTCACAAGCCAAGATTCCAAATTGGAATATACCTGGTCACGAAATTCAGTCTCTACCCCTTTTAGCGCACATGCAATGACAAGAGGGTGGATCTCGGAAAAAAATCGAGTGAGACTTGTCCTTCCTAAATGAAGGAGGTCTTCCAAACGAAAGTAGTGTTCTACTATAGTTTCGGCATATTCTGGGCTTTTTTTCTGAATTCGTTCAATTAAATTTTGAGATGGCAAAAAAGGAAGTCTTGTCAGGATTTCACCGGCGGTTTTGGCTTTCCGGCTTCGGATTTTGGAGACCGGCATTTTTTTCTCGATCAGTTCCATTTTGAATCGTAGGAAACGTTCTAATTGGTCCCTTTCTCTGTCGGAATGGAAATCGATTCCAGCGAGTGCCAAAATGACTTCTTCGCGGAGGGATTCTGGGTATTCCGCTAGCACTTCCGATGCGGTTTCTGGATCCGAAAAACTCAGAACTCTTGCCACCACCTCTGGTGATTCATCTGAACTTAGGTTTCGTAACATCTCCGTTGAAAACTTTGGGAGTTCTGCCCAAATTGGTCCAACCCGCTTGGCATCTTCTTCTTTTAGAATTTCTTCAATTAATGAGTACAGTTCATTCGATTCCGGCGGTTCTTGTGCACTGTTGGCTCCATTCGGCATTTCAAGATTGCGGGAAACATTGTAAACATTCCCATTTCCACCAGTGATTGGTGTTTTTCCTTGGGAAAACTCGGTTTTCATACCATTTTCATTTGGATATCCGTGGGATGTGGGATTCCCATAAGGAATCGAAGTAGAAACAGTGCTACCCATGCCGCGAACCGCTGGGTTTGGTTTCCTTTGGTTTGACTGGATTCCTTTTTTTTGAAGGAAATTGGTGAAAGATAATAAGATGTCTTTTTCTTGGCCTTTGGTTGGTGAAGGGTTCGTTTCCACTTTCAACAACAAGGATTCAATTTCGGAATCTGTTAAATGGGCGAACACTTCATCCGGTAGGTACTGGCCTAAAATTTGGTATGCAAGCGCAGCTTTGTTGGGTCCGGAAGAAGATGCCATTTAGGAGACATAATAGCTTAAGGAGTACTTCGTACAAACTAAAAAATATTATTTTTTTCATTTTGAAAACTTCCTTTCCAAATAACCGTCGGAAATGTCTCTGAAGGTTAGGGATGACCCTTCAGAATCGCATCACTCTTTGTCTCGTTTTTCTAACCATGTCATGCCAACTTGTGTCTCCATCCCAGGAGATAACATCTGGAACGTTGGACCTCCGGTTGTTCCCATGGAAAACGGGAAAGGCAATCACACTCCATGGAGAGTGGAAATTTTATCCAAATGAATTAGGGGAGATTGCACCTGATGCGAATTATACTTTTTTGCCTGTGCCAGCACTTTGGAATGAAGTGCCACTTCGTTCCGGGCTAATAGATGGCAAAGGTTATGGTACGTATGTATTAGATATTCTTCTTCCGAGTGATTTGCAGATTTATTCTTTGT
Coding sequences:
- a CDS encoding Crp/Fnr family transcriptional regulator: MIKKYITNPSPESLLKAFSGCKELSFEKDEFLFHSGDDVAYMDLLVNGDLQVFKYDGNLNEVTLTFFRPVSIIAEWAVIQGIPYPASARFTKTSTIIRMPLIEVQTRLNSNIELNHILMHSLMNKIETLNLAINRGLTMDAMQRVAHFLFYGTPDSLALKQTQMASLLYLRPETFSRILKQLKDQGLVDTQRGEIKILDKEGLLKILA
- a CDS encoding 7TM-DISM domain-containing protein — encoded protein: MKSLPFYRILLFFLFLISFNCSRTTDENTVVLRLDGEDWGIYFNDNADLLNPEFNPNNLDIITVPNNFRNINKSYRGSIWIRKSFEITTEQHQKSLALQLGKVYQSDEVFVNGVLIGKNNSAFGKDPEEYAFGRPRIYPIPHDLLLEGENVLIIKIDSSLSTSAGIITGPIRILTYEEALNGNLYDSLVELIFVGFYLFIALFFFINFFNLRDKKEYLSFSVLALIFSGYELCKNEVRFLIFNHFAVLKFLEYSFLLILPYGFIQFIQDFFELKLFKYQRIYLLFQFFFIAVFLIIQNPVFWYNFIGYWDIHLLAVIGYAIYVTIIKFREQKRGSTIHLLALVYLLYSILKEILIERGYLNSPSSLETSFLVYLILMTLALRFQFLMMKRKLQNRYERLKEADSLREKIFFYMDAMISGPLKLMKEKLAAYRESNQKTKDKNLVKEVIEVQSSIDNVMDDIIELSRLEVLKEVPFKEQVNFISFINDVIPEDDITYSIKVNPETEIHNSLDLINSVVVRLVDFPPFKEFNHNDLIITQDLKGNVHFRFLLFHNNSKVAQKLFNELSENYNQLTPIKVKWAIILEIVRLLGAKIDFKIIKKKYLKIDLGIAAIVPVSELQPIQESKIASNPNINSKKSEKEDWRVTLKRIWKFLKETEIKIPNFKKKK
- a CDS encoding sensor histidine kinase produces the protein MISKARLFQFLFGFSLFFSPTVFSLVAEPCGTMISSFEKPIVLKSDWYFRKGDNLDWRDESVEETFWVKRSVPDYGISKTENLTGYHWYRCSFYLPDNYTTPVEPIAIQLGRIRDIDEFYLNGTLIDKTGSVLPRMEVDFQKIRIYSLPTHLLKPGLNVMAIRIYAATNLNGLKEAPTIAKERLLRESVFSKELFAMVCGYVFIFMGIYFLVGSIVRGRAGENFFFALFSIFMGIYVLIRTQHRDILFQSFTWSYVVELLVLICLPVFFINFMHQYLKMKRNMVLLVYEIFLSVLFIITLFFRNPKTWILVIALFNYALPIAMGLVIYLFVKNGTRNIKKVKFILIGIACLLPTILIDSLSALEIIISMPGTLYLGFLIFLVMISIQLSNDIVLGLENYIGQEKELIQMERVKTGFLINLSSEFKSGMEKIKTAIDNITTNQGKSQVKEATKPSTKKAAKKKSKTVSTPKQSGDPIKQAEDHISYMSYMVEEAILLRRLEEKTYIPFYETFSVSELIKNCVASVENHLGQHRKNAFIDVRPNDLEIYFPKELFFCILRNLVENAYQYTDPKTDIHIEFYNRDGFHQLIVMDEGMGLSQLEMETIFQKFVRGYRDKKNEIPGAGIGLTLVEASTNFLSGTVSLKSSEGMGAKFTIRIPEKPKK
- the fliH gene encoding flagellar assembly protein FliH, whose translation is MAKLVFKPIQIADLQEEVEIQLPDKYKKFHKTDEQEDFEIDQEGNIIEQYQGPSIEEIEAELQRYRQETEEQVRQLLEDAKKQAKAIEEEGRTKAFQMVQDSKEKIKLEEDSGRAKAEQILDRAKMEVERMIKEAEMKQAEIEHEAYQKGYDAGREVGFKKGQGEVRRLIDRLGTIIGKAIDIREEMIAASEKQMVEMILVIARKVIKDEIIERKEIVLNNIREAMKRIKDRDRIDIRVNFADLELTTAHKDELIKLMESLRKVNIYEDSRVDRGGVIIETDVGAIDARISTQLKEIEEAIRNVEPI
- a CDS encoding FliG C-terminal domain-containing protein yields the protein MASSSGPNKAALAYQILGQYLPDEVFAHLTDSEIESLLLKVETNPSPTKGQEKDILLSFTNFLQKKGIQSNQRKPNPAVRGMGSTVSTSIPYGNPTSHGYPNENGMKTEFSQGKTPITGGNGNVYNVSRNLEMPNGANSAQEPPESNELYSLIEEILKEEDAKRVGPIWAELPKFSTEMLRNLSSDESPEVVARVLSFSDPETASEVLAEYPESLREEVILALAGIDFHSDRERDQLERFLRFKMELIEKKMPVSKIRSRKAKTAGEILTRLPFLPSQNLIERIQKKSPEYAETIVEHYFRLEDLLHLGRTSLTRFFSEIHPLVIACALKGVETEFRDQVYSNLESWLVKEIKIEWDSLGPVSLAEIEEAQKGILDRLREAMDEGKVKLWRLK